From Pseudomonas sp. StFLB209, a single genomic window includes:
- a CDS encoding MFS transporter, producing the protein MTTTTLADTESTQPPPANSATRVATASFIGTAIEFYDFYVYATAAALVIGPVFFPQTSGTAQMLGAFLSFGIAFLARPLGSALFGHFGDRIGRKSTLVASLLLMGVCTTLIGVLPGYASIGVWAPILLCLLRFGQGLGLGGEWGGAALLATENAPKGKRAWFGMFPQLGPSIGFLAANGLFLTLAVVLDDQQFREWGWRIPFLLSAALVIVGLYVRLKLEETPAFAKVVAKHEQLRLPIVETFSKHWQPMLLGAAAMVVCYALFYISTVFSLSYGVSTLGYTRETFLGLLCFAVLFMALATPISAWASDRFGRKPVLLTGGVLAIASGFAMEPLLTHGSTWSVALFLSIELFLMGVTFAPMGALLPELFPTKVRYTGASAAYNLGGIVGASMAPFFAQKLVTMGGLSWVGGYVSAAALLSVLAVLALKETRDTEL; encoded by the coding sequence ATGACCACAACGACCCTCGCTGATACCGAGAGCACCCAACCGCCGCCGGCCAACTCTGCCACGCGGGTGGCCACCGCCAGCTTTATCGGCACCGCCATTGAGTTCTACGATTTTTATGTATACGCCACCGCTGCTGCGCTGGTGATCGGCCCGGTGTTCTTCCCGCAAACCTCAGGCACCGCGCAGATGCTCGGCGCTTTTCTGAGCTTCGGCATTGCGTTTCTCGCCCGCCCACTGGGCTCGGCGCTGTTCGGCCACTTTGGTGACCGGATCGGCCGCAAATCGACACTGGTGGCTTCGCTGCTGCTGATGGGCGTCTGCACCACCCTGATTGGCGTGCTGCCCGGTTATGCCAGTATCGGCGTTTGGGCACCGATCCTGCTGTGCCTGCTGCGCTTTGGCCAGGGCCTGGGACTGGGTGGTGAATGGGGCGGCGCTGCGCTGCTGGCCACCGAAAACGCACCCAAAGGCAAACGTGCCTGGTTCGGCATGTTTCCGCAACTGGGCCCCTCCATTGGCTTTCTGGCCGCCAACGGCCTGTTTCTGACCCTGGCCGTGGTCCTTGATGACCAGCAGTTTCGCGAATGGGGCTGGCGCATTCCGTTTCTGCTCAGCGCAGCGCTGGTGATTGTCGGCCTGTATGTGCGCCTGAAACTGGAAGAAACCCCGGCGTTCGCCAAGGTCGTGGCCAAGCACGAACAACTGCGCCTGCCGATCGTCGAAACCTTCAGCAAACACTGGCAGCCCATGCTGCTCGGGGCTGCAGCAATGGTGGTGTGCTACGCACTGTTCTACATCTCGACTGTATTTTCGCTGAGCTACGGCGTCTCGACCCTGGGCTACACCCGTGAGACCTTCCTGGGCCTGCTGTGTTTTGCCGTGCTGTTCATGGCCCTGGCAACGCCGATATCAGCCTGGGCCAGCGACCGGTTTGGCCGTAAACCGGTGCTGTTGACCGGTGGCGTGCTGGCGATTGCTTCGGGCTTTGCCATGGAGCCGCTACTGACTCACGGTTCGACCTGGAGCGTGGCGCTGTTTTTGAGCATCGAGCTGTTTTTGATGGGCGTGACCTTCGCGCCGATGGGCGCGCTGCTGCCCGAGCTGTTTCCGACCAAGGTGCGTTACACCGGAGCCTCGGCGGCCTACAACCTGGGTGGCATCGTCGGCGCCTCGATGGCACCGTTCTTTGCCCAGAAGCTGGTGACCATGGGCGGTTTGAGCTGGGTCGGCGGCTATGTATCGGCCGCCGCCCTGCTCAGTGTCCTGGCCGTACTGGCCCTTAAAGAGACCCGCGATACAGAACTGTAG
- the purT gene encoding formate-dependent phosphoribosylglycinamide formyltransferase → MTQIGTPLSPTATRVLLCGSGELGKEVVIELQRLGVEVIAVDRYANAPAMQVAHRSHVINMLDGAALRAVIEAEKPHYIVPEIEAIATATLVELEAEGFTVVPTARAAQLTMNREGIRRLAAEELGLPTSPYFFADTFEDYSKAVESLGFPCVVKPVMSSSGKGQSLLKSTADIQKAWDYAQEGGRAGKGRVIIEGFIDFDYEITLLTVRHAGGTTFCAPVGHRQEKGDYQESWQPQAMSPVALAESERVARAVTEALGGRGMFGVELFIKGDQVWFSEVSPRPHDTGLVTLISQDLSQFALHARAILGLPVPLIRQFGPSASSVILVEGQSTQTAFANLGAALAEPDTALRLFGKPEVNGQRRLGVALARDESIEAARAKANRASQAVDVKL, encoded by the coding sequence ATGACTCAAATCGGAACTCCACTGTCGCCCACCGCGACCCGTGTTTTGCTGTGCGGCAGCGGCGAACTGGGTAAAGAAGTGGTCATCGAACTGCAACGCCTGGGTGTCGAAGTGATCGCTGTCGATCGCTACGCCAACGCTCCGGCCATGCAAGTTGCCCATCGCAGCCACGTGATCAACATGCTCGACGGCGCCGCCCTGCGCGCCGTGATCGAGGCCGAGAAGCCGCACTACATCGTGCCGGAAATCGAAGCCATCGCCACCGCGACCCTGGTGGAGCTGGAGGCCGAAGGCTTTACCGTGGTGCCGACCGCTCGCGCTGCGCAGTTGACCATGAACCGCGAAGGCATCCGCCGTCTGGCCGCTGAAGAGCTGGGCCTGCCGACTTCGCCGTACTTTTTTGCCGACACGTTCGAAGACTACAGCAAGGCTGTCGAAAGCCTGGGCTTCCCGTGTGTGGTCAAGCCGGTGATGAGTTCTTCGGGCAAAGGCCAGAGCCTGCTCAAGAGCACTGCCGACATCCAGAAAGCCTGGGACTACGCTCAGGAGGGCGGTCGCGCTGGCAAGGGCCGGGTGATCATTGAAGGCTTTATCGACTTCGATTATGAAATCACCCTGCTGACCGTGCGCCATGCTGGCGGTACCACGTTCTGTGCGCCGGTTGGCCATCGTCAGGAGAAGGGCGATTACCAGGAATCCTGGCAGCCGCAGGCAATGAGTCCGGTGGCGCTGGCCGAGTCCGAGCGTGTGGCCAGGGCGGTTACCGAGGCGTTGGGCGGTCGTGGCATGTTCGGCGTGGAGCTGTTCATCAAGGGGGATCAGGTGTGGTTCAGCGAAGTGTCGCCGCGCCCGCACGACACCGGTCTGGTGACCCTGATTTCCCAGGACCTGTCGCAGTTCGCCCTGCACGCCCGGGCCATTCTCGGCCTGCCAGTGCCACTGATTCGTCAGTTCGGCCCGTCGGCATCGTCGGTGATTCTGGTTGAAGGCCAGTCGACCCAGACTGCGTTCGCCAACCTCGGCGCAGCACTGGCTGAGCCTGACACCGCCCTGCGCCTGTTCGGCAAGCCAGAGGTCAACGGCCAGCGCCGCTTGGGCGTGGCCCTGGCACGTGACGAGTCGATCGAAGCCGCCCGCGCCAAGGCCAACCGCGCCTCGCAGGCGGTTGACGTCAAGCTGTAA
- a CDS encoding VUT family protein, with amino-acid sequence MLFLIAYIASVVLINFAFSAAPHLDIIWSCWGGLVFVLRDMVQTRFGHGAIIAMLAALLLSYITSDPTIALASATAFAVSELIDWLVFTITKRPLHDRLWISSALSIPLDTFIFFGMIDALSAPVLITALASKFAGVTAVWLIMAWRQRRHACPG; translated from the coding sequence ATGCTCTTTCTTATCGCCTACATCGCCAGCGTCGTATTGATCAACTTCGCTTTTTCGGCGGCTCCGCATCTGGACATCATCTGGTCATGCTGGGGCGGCCTGGTGTTTGTACTGCGCGACATGGTCCAGACCCGCTTTGGCCATGGCGCGATTATCGCCATGCTGGCCGCGCTGCTGTTGTCTTACATCACCAGCGACCCGACCATTGCCCTGGCCAGCGCCACGGCCTTTGCCGTTTCTGAACTGATCGACTGGCTGGTGTTCACCATTACCAAACGCCCGTTGCATGATCGCCTGTGGATCAGCTCGGCGCTGAGTATTCCGCTGGACACCTTTATCTTCTTCGGCATGATCGACGCACTCAGCGCACCGGTACTGATTACCGCCCTGGCCTCGAAATTCGCCGGGGTCACGGCGGTGTGGCTGATCATGGCCTGGCGGCAGCGTCGACACGCCTGTCCGGGATAA
- a CDS encoding extensin-like domain-containing protein gives MRLVIVVLLLCALASLAVWRSWVEVPPRWNPWAPLDIRAEPNLLTSFKLWRLQDNAQLCDQALASSTLRFSRQADSPPSANCPLSNTLRIQGGEVALSSSFLASCPLAVAYALFEHHSLQPVAQATLGQRVARIDHLGSFACRNIYNRSEGRLSQHASANALDIAGFRLANGERIDLLRDWNDSGAKGQFLRSVQQAACEHFNTVLGPDYNAAHRNHFHLDMGMWRVCR, from the coding sequence ATGCGCTTGGTTATCGTGGTATTGCTGTTGTGTGCCCTGGCCTCACTGGCGGTGTGGCGTAGCTGGGTTGAGGTGCCGCCGCGCTGGAACCCTTGGGCACCGCTGGACATTCGTGCCGAACCCAATCTGCTGACTTCATTCAAGCTCTGGCGCTTGCAGGATAATGCGCAGTTGTGCGATCAGGCATTGGCATCATCGACCCTGCGCTTCAGCCGCCAGGCTGACAGCCCGCCTTCGGCCAATTGCCCGTTGAGCAATACCCTGCGGATTCAGGGCGGCGAGGTGGCGCTCAGTAGCAGCTTTTTGGCCAGTTGCCCGCTGGCGGTGGCTTATGCGCTGTTCGAGCACCACAGCCTGCAGCCTGTTGCTCAAGCCACACTGGGCCAGCGGGTTGCGCGTATCGACCACTTGGGCAGCTTTGCCTGCCGCAACATCTACAACCGCAGCGAAGGCCGGCTCAGCCAGCACGCCAGCGCCAACGCGCTGGACATTGCCGGGTTTCGCCTGGCCAACGGCGAGCGCATCGACCTGCTGCGTGACTGGAACGACAGCGGCGCCAAGGGGCAGTTTCTGCGCAGCGTCCAGCAAGCGGCCTGTGAGCACTTCAACACGGTGCTGGGGCCTGACTACAACGCCGCGCATCGCAATCACTTTCACCTGGATATGGGTATGTGGCGGGTCTGCCGATAA
- a CDS encoding DUF72 domain-containing protein: protein MTSLPYFLGCPSWADNTWREFFYPQDARSTDFLGLYCQVFNTVEGNTTLYARPNAATVQRWAQTMPAHFRFTAKFHRDISHEGDLRLQLDAAQAFVDMLAPLGERVTPFWLQLPASFGPQRLAELAMFIAEIKVPLAVEVRNQAFFLKGDEERALNRLLLDNGIERICLDSRALFSCISSDPAVLHAQSKKPKVPVRPAALTQAPQVRFIGRPELDANDPYMAPWVEKVAAWIEEGRTPYVYLHTPDNHRAPALAQRFHEQLMARLPGLAPLVQIDRGPEVEQLGLL from the coding sequence GTGACCAGCCTGCCTTACTTCCTTGGTTGCCCGTCCTGGGCCGACAATACCTGGCGCGAATTCTTCTATCCGCAAGACGCCCGCAGCACTGATTTTCTTGGCCTTTACTGTCAGGTCTTCAACACGGTTGAAGGTAACACCACGCTTTACGCCCGGCCTAACGCCGCTACGGTGCAGCGCTGGGCGCAGACCATGCCGGCGCACTTTCGCTTTACCGCCAAGTTTCATCGCGATATCAGCCATGAGGGCGATCTGCGCCTGCAGCTCGACGCGGCCCAGGCATTTGTTGACATGCTGGCGCCGCTGGGTGAGCGGGTCACGCCGTTCTGGCTGCAGTTGCCGGCCAGCTTCGGCCCACAACGCCTCGCTGAACTGGCAATGTTCATCGCCGAGATCAAGGTGCCGTTGGCCGTTGAAGTCCGTAACCAGGCATTTTTTCTCAAGGGCGACGAAGAGCGTGCGCTCAACCGGCTGCTGCTCGATAACGGCATCGAGCGGATATGCCTGGATTCGCGGGCACTGTTCAGCTGCATCTCCAGCGATCCGGCCGTTCTGCACGCCCAGTCGAAAAAGCCCAAGGTCCCCGTGCGGCCTGCCGCGCTGACCCAGGCACCGCAGGTGCGGTTTATCGGTCGCCCGGAACTGGATGCCAATGATCCGTACATGGCGCCCTGGGTCGAGAAAGTCGCCGCCTGGATTGAAGAAGGGCGCACGCCTTACGTGTACCTGCATACCCCCGACAACCATCGTGCACCCGCCTTGGCGCAGCGCTTTCATGAGCAATTGATGGCGCGTTTGCCGGGCCTGGCGCCGCTGGTGCAGATTGATCGTGGGCCCGAGGTGGAGCAGTTGGGGCTTCTTTGA
- the tsaB gene encoding tRNA (adenosine(37)-N6)-threonylcarbamoyltransferase complex dimerization subunit type 1 TsaB codes for MTTLLALDTATEACSVALLHDGKVLSHYEVAPRLHAQKLLPMIQDLLAQAGLPKSAVDAIAFGRGPGAFTGVRIAIGVVQGLAFALDRPVLPVSNLAVLAQRALREHGASQVAAAIDARMDEVYWGCYRASAGEMCLIGEEAVLPPEQASLPAEASGDWFGAGTGWGYAPRLPVQLSGCDAGMLPHAEDLLSLATFAWQRGAAMPADQAQPVYLRDKVATPKGA; via the coding sequence ATGACCACCCTGCTGGCCCTGGACACTGCCACTGAAGCCTGCTCGGTCGCCTTGCTGCACGATGGCAAGGTGCTGAGCCACTATGAGGTGGCGCCACGTCTGCATGCCCAGAAGCTGTTGCCGATGATTCAGGACCTGCTTGCCCAGGCGGGCTTGCCCAAGTCGGCGGTGGACGCCATCGCCTTTGGCCGTGGCCCGGGTGCCTTCACCGGCGTGCGGATTGCCATTGGCGTGGTTCAGGGCCTGGCTTTTGCCCTGGATCGCCCGGTATTACCCGTTTCGAACCTCGCGGTGCTGGCCCAGCGCGCCTTGCGCGAACATGGCGCCAGCCAGGTCGCGGCGGCCATCGATGCGCGCATGGATGAAGTCTACTGGGGCTGCTACCGCGCCAGCGCCGGTGAAATGTGCCTGATCGGTGAGGAAGCCGTGCTGCCGCCCGAACAGGCCAGCCTGCCGGCCGAAGCCAGCGGCGACTGGTTTGGCGCCGGCACCGGCTGGGGCTACGCCCCACGCCTGCCCGTGCAACTGAGTGGCTGCGACGCCGGCATGCTGCCCCATGCCGAAGACCTGCTCAGCCTCGCCACCTTCGCCTGGCAGCGCGGCGCCGCCATGCCAGCCGATCAAGCCCAACCGGTCTACCTGCGCGACAAGGTGGCGACGCCAAAAGGCGCTTGA
- the adk gene encoding adenylate kinase yields MRVILLGAPGAGKGTQAKFITEKFGIPQVSTGDMLRAAVKAGTELGLKAKSVMDAGGLVSDDLIIGLIKDRLAQPDCANGVLFDGFPRTIAQAEALVEANVGIDHVVEIAVDDEEIVKRIAGRRVHEASGRVYHVEHNPPKVEGQDDVTGEPLVQRKDDTEETVRHRLSVYHSQTKPLVEFYSKLGAEKGTPKCSHIPGVGSVEQITAKVLAALS; encoded by the coding sequence ATGCGCGTGATTCTGCTGGGAGCTCCGGGCGCCGGAAAAGGTACTCAGGCAAAGTTCATCACTGAAAAGTTCGGCATTCCCCAGGTTTCGACCGGTGACATGCTGCGCGCTGCAGTCAAGGCTGGCACCGAGCTGGGCCTTAAAGCCAAGAGCGTCATGGACGCCGGCGGCCTGGTATCCGATGACCTGATCATCGGCTTGATCAAAGATCGTCTGGCTCAGCCAGACTGCGCCAATGGCGTGCTGTTCGACGGTTTCCCACGTACCATCGCCCAGGCCGAAGCCCTGGTCGAGGCTAACGTAGGCATCGACCATGTGGTTGAAATCGCCGTGGACGACGAAGAAATCGTCAAGCGTATTGCCGGGCGCCGCGTACACGAGGCCTCTGGCCGCGTTTACCACGTTGAGCACAACCCGCCGAAGGTCGAGGGTCAGGACGATGTGACCGGCGAGCCGCTGGTACAGCGCAAGGACGACACTGAAGAGACCGTGCGTCATCGCCTGTCGGTCTATCATTCGCAGACCAAGCCGCTGGTTGAGTTCTACAGCAAGCTGGGCGCCGAGAAGGGCACGCCCAAGTGCAGCCACATCCCGGGTGTTGGCAGTGTCGAGCAGATCACTGCCAAGGTGTTGGCAGCGCTGAGCTGA
- the ppc gene encoding phosphoenolpyruvate carboxylase encodes MADIDARLREDVHLLGELLGNTIREQRGADFLDTIERIRKAAKAGRRGSAQGAEQLTASVASLDEDELLPMARAFNQFLNLANIAEQYQLLRRRDDSQAAPFESTVLPELLERLTQAGHSSEALARQLGKLDIELVLTAHPTEVARRTLIQKYDAIADQLAALDHRDLNSQEYEQIVTRLQRLIAEAWHTEEIRRTRPTPVDEAKWGFAVIEHSLWQAIPSYLRKADQALHAATGFRLPLDAAPIRFASWMGGDRDGNPNVTASVTREVLLLARWMAADLYLRDVDSLAADLSMQEASAELRARVGDSAEPYRAELKHLRERLRATRNWAHACLSVPQPAPEAVLHDNRDLLEPLQRCYQSLHNCGMGVIADGPLLDCLRRAVTFGLFLVRLDVRQDSSRHSAAMSEITDYLGLGRYEDWSEDARIEFLTQELSSRRPLLPAHFKPAAETSEVLATCREVAAAPAASLGSYVISMAGAASDVLAVQLLLKEAGVLRPMRVVPLFETLADLDNAGPVLERLLGLPGYRARLHGPQEVMIGYSDSAKDAGTTAAAWAQYRAQETLVNICRQQQVELLLFHGRGGTVGRGGGPAHAAILSQPPGSVAGRFRTTEQGEMIRFKFGLPGIAEQNLNLYLAAVLEATLLPPPLPEPGWRALMDRLADDGVKAYRAVVREHPEFVEYFRQATPEQELGRLPLGSRPAKRREGGVESLRAIPWIFAWTQTRLMLPAWLGWEAALGNALQRGEGELLAQMREHWPFFRTRIDMLEMVLAKADSDIAQLYDERLVAAPLQHLGAHLRDLLSQACAVVLGLTGQQRLLAHSPETLEFISLRNTYLDPLHLLQAELLARSRNREARLDSPLELALLVSVAGIAAGLRNTG; translated from the coding sequence ATGGCCGATATAGATGCCCGTTTGCGCGAAGACGTCCACTTGCTGGGCGAGCTGTTGGGCAACACGATCCGCGAGCAGCGCGGCGCGGACTTTCTCGACACCATCGAGCGCATTCGCAAGGCCGCCAAGGCCGGCCGTCGTGGTTCAGCACAGGGTGCCGAACAGCTCACTGCCAGTGTCGCCAGTCTGGACGAAGATGAGCTGCTGCCGATGGCGAGGGCTTTCAACCAGTTTCTCAACCTGGCCAATATCGCCGAGCAGTACCAGCTGTTGCGCCGCCGCGACGACAGCCAGGCTGCGCCGTTCGAAAGCACGGTATTGCCTGAGTTGCTCGAGCGCCTCACCCAGGCCGGGCACAGTAGCGAGGCGCTGGCCCGCCAGTTGGGCAAGCTGGACATCGAACTGGTCCTCACCGCCCACCCTACAGAGGTGGCGCGGCGCACCCTGATCCAGAAGTATGATGCGATTGCCGATCAACTGGCCGCGCTCGATCACCGCGACCTTAATAGTCAGGAATACGAACAGATCGTCACCCGCCTGCAGCGGCTGATTGCTGAGGCCTGGCACACCGAAGAAATCCGCCGTACCCGGCCCACGCCAGTGGATGAAGCCAAATGGGGCTTTGCAGTCATCGAGCATTCGTTGTGGCAAGCCATCCCCAGTTACCTGCGCAAGGCTGATCAGGCCCTGCACGCTGCCACCGGGTTTCGGCTGCCGCTGGACGCCGCGCCGATCCGCTTTGCGTCGTGGATGGGCGGCGACCGTGACGGTAACCCCAACGTGACCGCCAGTGTGACCCGGGAGGTGTTGCTGCTGGCGCGCTGGATGGCGGCCGATCTGTACCTGCGCGACGTCGACAGCCTGGCCGCCGACCTGTCGATGCAAGAGGCCAGCGCCGAACTGCGCGCCAGAGTCGGCGACAGCGCCGAACCCTACCGCGCCGAACTCAAACACTTGCGTGAGCGGCTGCGGGCCACGCGCAATTGGGCGCATGCTTGCTTGAGTGTTCCCCAGCCCGCGCCAGAGGCGGTGCTGCATGACAACCGCGACCTGCTCGAACCCCTGCAACGGTGTTATCAGTCGCTGCATAACTGCGGCATGGGCGTGATTGCCGATGGCCCGCTGCTTGATTGCCTGCGTCGGGCGGTGACCTTCGGCTTGTTCCTGGTCAGGCTCGACGTGCGCCAGGACTCCAGCCGGCATAGCGCGGCGATGAGTGAGATCACTGATTACCTGGGGCTGGGCCGTTATGAAGACTGGAGCGAAGACGCCCGCATTGAATTTCTCACTCAGGAATTGAGCAGCCGGCGTCCGTTGTTGCCCGCCCATTTCAAGCCGGCTGCCGAGACCTCCGAGGTGTTGGCCACCTGCCGGGAAGTGGCGGCAGCGCCGGCCGCATCGCTGGGCTCCTATGTGATCTCCATGGCCGGTGCGGCTTCGGATGTGCTGGCGGTACAACTGCTACTCAAAGAGGCCGGCGTGCTGCGGCCAATGCGCGTGGTGCCGCTGTTCGAGACCCTGGCCGACCTGGATAACGCAGGACCTGTGCTCGAGCGGCTGCTGGGGCTGCCGGGTTACCGCGCACGCTTGCACGGCCCGCAGGAAGTGATGATCGGCTATTCCGATTCGGCCAAGGACGCCGGCACCACAGCGGCGGCCTGGGCGCAGTACCGGGCCCAGGAAACCCTGGTGAATATCTGCCGCCAACAACAGGTCGAGTTGCTGTTGTTCCATGGCCGCGGCGGTACGGTCGGACGTGGCGGCGGTCCGGCTCATGCGGCGATCCTGTCGCAACCGCCGGGCTCGGTGGCGGGGCGGTTCCGGACCACCGAACAGGGCGAAATGATCCGCTTCAAGTTTGGCCTGCCGGGCATCGCCGAGCAGAACCTCAATCTGTATCTGGCAGCGGTGCTGGAGGCGACGTTGTTGCCGCCACCACTGCCCGAGCCTGGTTGGCGGGCCCTGATGGATCGCCTGGCCGATGACGGCGTTAAGGCCTACCGCGCAGTGGTGCGGGAGCATCCTGAATTTGTCGAGTATTTCCGTCAGGCTACGCCGGAGCAGGAGTTGGGGCGCCTGCCATTGGGCAGCCGTCCGGCCAAGCGACGTGAAGGCGGGGTGGAGAGCTTGCGGGCGATCCCATGGATCTTCGCCTGGACCCAGACCCGCCTGATGCTGCCGGCCTGGCTGGGCTGGGAGGCGGCGCTGGGCAATGCACTGCAGCGCGGTGAAGGCGAGCTGCTGGCGCAGATGCGCGAGCACTGGCCGTTCTTCCGTACCCGGATCGACATGCTGGAAATGGTCCTGGCCAAGGCCGACAGTGATATCGCCCAGCTCTACGATGAGCGTCTGGTCGCTGCGCCACTGCAGCATCTTGGGGCGCATTTACGCGACCTATTGTCGCAGGCGTGCGCGGTGGTGCTGGGCCTGACCGGCCAACAGCGGCTGCTGGCGCACAGCCCCGAGACGCTGGAATTCATCAGCCTGCGCAATACCTATCTGGACCCGTTGCACCTGTTGCAGGCCGAACTGCTGGCCCGCTCGCGCAACCGCGAAGCGCGTCTGGACAGCCCGCTGGAGCTGGCCCTGCTGGTTTCAGTGGCGGGTATTGCGGCTGGGCTGCGCAACACCGGTTAA
- a CDS encoding DUF4398 domain-containing protein, whose translation MELMTMNNLTAKTPFARLRGLKLAALALGSSLVLAGCAGNPPSEQYAVTQSAVNSAVSAGGTEFAAVEMKSAQDKLRQADVAMQDHKYDEARRLAEQAEWDARVAERKAQAAKAQKAVQDARQGVNELREESQRQIQ comes from the coding sequence ATGGAGTTGATGACCATGAACAACCTCACTGCCAAAACCCCGTTCGCACGTCTGCGTGGGCTGAAACTGGCTGCGTTGGCCCTGGGTAGCTCTCTGGTACTGGCCGGCTGTGCCGGCAACCCGCCGTCGGAACAGTACGCAGTCACCCAGTCTGCGGTGAACAGCGCAGTCAGCGCCGGTGGCACCGAGTTCGCTGCAGTGGAAATGAAATCCGCGCAAGACAAGCTGCGCCAGGCCGATGTGGCCATGCAGGATCACAAGTATGACGAAGCACGCCGTCTGGCCGAGCAGGCCGAGTGGGACGCGCGCGTTGCCGAACGCAAAGCCCAGGCCGCCAAGGCCCAGAAAGCCGTGCAGGACGCTCGCCAAGGTGTGAACGAACTGCGTGAAGAAAGCCAGCGTCAGATCCAGTAA
- a CDS encoding OmpA family protein produces the protein MRKQLMIPALLAVSVALGACATKPNPSLEQARTNFSALQSNPEATKVAALETKDANDWLTKADKAFRDGEDAKKVDQLSYLTIQRIEVAKQTIALRTAEADLQKAGAERAKARLDARDAQIAKLKESLNAKQTERGTLVTFGDVLFDYNKAELKPGAQGNIAKLAGFLQENPDRKVIVEGYTDSTGSAGYNQELSERRANSVRAALVRAGVDPLRIVAQGYGKEYPVADNTSNSGRAMNRRVEVTISNDNQPVAPRSTLR, from the coding sequence ATGCGCAAACAACTGATGATCCCTGCCCTGCTGGCCGTGAGCGTTGCCCTGGGGGCCTGTGCTACCAAGCCGAACCCAAGCCTGGAACAAGCGCGTACCAACTTCTCTGCGCTGCAAAGCAACCCTGAAGCGACCAAGGTTGCGGCCCTGGAAACCAAGGACGCCAACGACTGGCTGACCAAGGCCGACAAAGCCTTCCGTGACGGCGAAGACGCCAAGAAGGTCGATCAGCTCTCGTACCTGACCATTCAGCGTATCGAAGTGGCCAAGCAGACCATCGCCTTGCGTACCGCTGAAGCCGATCTGCAGAAAGCCGGCGCCGAACGCGCCAAGGCTCGTCTGGATGCGCGCGACGCGCAGATCGCCAAACTCAAGGAAAGCCTCAACGCCAAGCAGACCGAGCGCGGTACGCTGGTGACCTTCGGTGACGTGTTGTTCGACTACAACAAGGCCGAACTCAAGCCGGGCGCACAGGGTAACATTGCCAAGCTGGCCGGCTTCCTGCAGGAAAACCCTGACCGCAAAGTGATCGTCGAAGGCTACACCGACAGCACCGGCTCCGCTGGCTACAACCAGGAACTGTCCGAGCGCCGTGCCAATTCGGTGCGCGCAGCGCTGGTCCGCGCCGGTGTAGACCCGCTGCGCATCGTCGCTCAGGGCTATGGCAAGGAATACCCGGTGGCCGACAACACCAGCAATTCCGGCCGCGCCATGAACCGTCGTGTAGAAGTCACCATCTCCAACGACAACCAGCCAGTCGCGCCACGTTCGACCCTGCGCTGA